The Pseudobacteroides sp. genome includes the window TTTCGTATCTATAGGCAGAAATATTATAATAAAGTTTTACAGGCTGAGGCTGAGACGACATACCGTTTTCGATATAGCTCCTGACCACGCCCGCTGTGCCTTCAGGCCTTAATGATATGCTCCTGTTCCCCTTGTCTAAAAAGGTGTACATTTCCTTCTGTACAATATCAGTAGTGTCTCCCACACCTCTCTGAAAAAGCTCCGTATGCTCAAATACGGGTGTTCTTATTTCCTTGTAACCGAAATTTGTACATACCTTGGCAATCTGACTTTCTATATACTGCCACTTGTAGCTCTCTATGGGTAAAATATCCTTTGTTCCCTTTGGTGTTTGTGTTAACATAACTTCCTCCAAATCAAAACTTTTTTAGGCATAAATAAAACCTCCAATCCCTGACAAGGGACGAGAGGTTATTCCCGCGGTACCACCCTAATAAGCTTATTAGCTCGCTTTTGCTCCTTTAACGCTGAGGTAGGCGGATCTGCCTAATTAGATAAAAAGTGATAAATCTGTAAGATTAGTAACACTTTTAATATATTTTCAGCAGACCGACTCTAGGGTGTTCTTTCACTATACTTTTCCTAAAAGCACTTTCAGTCACGGTGCTTTCTCCCTTAAGGCAGTTTATAATTACTTTTCCCCGTCATTGTCGTTCAATAGTCATAGACCATATAGTATATTTTAATTATGCTTATAAATATTGTCAACAACTTATTTTTAATTGCCATAATTTTACTGAGGCACGACTAAAAAACCAATCTATACCTAACCGAAAATAATAGATTCTTTTCTTGCGATCATTTCATCAGTCCGGTTTATATATTCGGTTACACTTTTAACATTAAAGACCCTTTCTATCCTGTTTTCTTCAGGGAACACCATTTTTGTAACAGCACCTGCTCCCATTGCAATAATGGGCTGTTTTTCCTCCATTATCTGAATATTATATATACTTTCATGTCCTTTAGTAGAGTACCCGATATTCTCCAGATTTCCAAGTATGTTTTTCTGCCTGTACAGATAATAAGGCTTCATATTCATCGTTGAAGCATAATCTGCTGCAACTCCTGCCATATCTTCTATACACCGGTTATCAATACAGGTACGATTGTTCTTATCCTCTATAAGCTTTGATCCCCTTTTAAATGAAAGTGTATGGACAGTGAGGCTATCTGGTGAAAGCTGTGTTATCCTTTCAAGACTTGCCTTAAACATACTAAGTGTTTCTCCCGGAAGTCCTGCTATAATATCCATGTTTATATTATCAAATCCTGTCTCCCGTGCCTTCATAAAGGCCCACTCTATATCTTTGGCCGTATGGTTTCTTCCTATTGCCTCTAGCACCTCATCATTCATAGACTGGGGATTTATACTTATTCTATCCACCCGGCTGGACTTAATTATGCCAAGTTTTTCAACATTTAATGAATCGGGCCTCCCCGCCTCTAATGTAAATTCCTGAAGTCCGTCCATTCTAAAAGTGCTTTCGACACCAAATAAAAGCTTTTTTAGGCTTTCCTCGTCAATGGATGTAGGAGTTCCTCCACCTATATATATACTCTGGACACTCCATCCCTTATCGGCAATAATTGCTGCAGTTTTCTCCATCTCGTATAAAAGTGCATCAATATAATTTTTAACTATGTCGGATGACCGATCTATAGGGTTTGAAGTGAAAGAACAATAAAGGCATCGAGTAGTGCAAAACGGTATACCTATATAAATACTGACTGCATCAGGAGGTGTTGCATTGAGTATAGACCGCTCTTTTCCGGCCACCTCCAAAAGCACTCCTGCCTTTTCCTCTTTTACCATGTAATAGTTTTTAAGCTTCTCGCTTATGAAATTACGAGAAAATTTCATATCCAGCATTTCATGGACTATTTTTGCCGGCCTTATCCCCGTCAGAATCCCCCATGGCATTGATTTACCTGTAATAAATTCAAAGGCCAGATAGAGCTGCCTCTTAAGCTCCATTTTTATTTTCTTTTTGTATCTATGGGATTTGATATGTTCATTCCCATCATCACATATAACTCCAAGCTTGCTTTCTGCATAATATGCTTTTAAGCCCTCTCTCCATAGCTCAATATAAATCTTTTCACCTTCTTCTACCCTGCTTAATATAAAAATCCCACCAAAATTAATGGGGGATGTATCGGCATATATAATATCTTCATTATAAAAAAACATCCTTATTACATCTTCAACCTGATATTTATAATCATGCCCTTCCAGCTTTACATAAATCATATTATATTGTTCCTTTTTTCAAAGCCTATTGTAGAAGCATCATTATGTCCCGGATACACCAATGTTTCATCAGGCAGTACAAACAATTTGTCTTTTATGGATGTTATTATGTTATGTTTGTTTCCTCCAGGCAAATCGGTTCTTCCGATCGAGCACCTAAAAAGCGTATCTCCGGTAAAAACAATTCCTCCCACCTTTATACACATACCTCCAGGAGTGTGCCCCGGTGTATGGATTATTTCCAGTTTAGTACCACCAAGCTCTAAAATATCTCCATCCTTGAGAGTTATGTCGGCAGGTTTGAATATTCTGTTGGACCCGAAAACAAATGAACAGTTAAAAACCGGATTAGTCAGAAATTCAGCATCATCCTCATGAATGGCCGCACTGCCTCCAACAGCTGATTTAAGCTCATCAAGCTCACAAATATGGTCTATATGTCCATGAGTCAGAATTATATATTTTACCTTAAGTTTATTGTCGTCAACTATTTTCCGTACCTGCGTTACATCAACACCTGCGTCAATTATCGCACCTTCGCCGTTTACTCCTAAAACATAACAATTTGATTCAAACATTCCATTAGGTATACATTCCAATATCATACTAAAACTCCTTTTTGCTATCAATCAGTAATGTCACAGGCCCGTCGTTATTTAGCTCTACATCCATCATGGCCTGAAATTTTCCTGTCTCTACTTTTATACCAAAGCCCCTGCAGTACTCTACAAACCTTTCATAGAGTATCTCAGCTTCTTTAAGTTTTGCTGCCTTGTCAAAGCTCGGCCGTTTTCCTTTTCTACAATCACCATAAAGCGTAAACTGCGATACTATCAATAGCTCTCCCTTTTGGTCCAGCAGGGATTCATTCATCTTTCCGCCAGCATCTTCAAATATTCTTAGATTAAGTATTTTATCCGCCAGATAATGAATATCCTTTTCATCATCTTCACTTCCAACTCCCAAAAAGACCAGAAGGCCCTTTTGTATCTTGCCTATCAGTTCACCGTCAACAGTAACCCCAGCCTTTTTTACTCTCTGAACAACCCCTCGCATTCCTCTTTCTCCATTCTTATTTATAACTAAATATACTTTTATATAAGTGATTTTATTGTTTGTTTCTTGTGACTTCAAAAACTCCTACTACTTTTTTCAGTTTCTTAATTATCTTTTCCAACTGCTCGGTATCTACTATCTCAAGTGTGAGATTCATTATTGCAATCTGTTCCTTTGTGGTTCTTGCATTAATTGCTTTTAGAGGGATCCGAGCCTCCCCTATCACATTTGTTATTTCCATAAGAAGTGCTGTCCTGTCATTTGCCATAACAGTAATATCTGCCTTGTATGCCACATTGTTGGCTGAGTACCAGCTGACTTCTATAATTCTGTCGGCGGTATCGGGTGCATTAGTAACGTTAAGACAGTCCTTTCTATGAACAGACACGCCCCTACCGCGGGTTATATAGCCTATGATATCATCACCCGGAACCGGATTGCAGCATCTTGAAAGCCTTACAAGACAGTTATCAATACCCTTTACAACGACGCCGTTTTCAGGTGTAGTCTTTTTCTTCTTTTCAGTTTTTTGATTGTTGATTGATTCAAAAAACTGCTCTTCCAACTCTTCCGGTTTTAGTGTCTTCTTATATTCCTCTTTTAGTTTACTAATAACCTTGTTTATGGTTATACCACCAAACCCAAGAGTTGCAAACAAATCGTCCAATGAGTTGTAGTTATACCGCTTTAGCAGCAAGTCCACCCATTCCGGCTTGAAGAGCTGAGCGTAGGTTAGCCCGTTCTTCTTAAGCTCCTTCTCAACAATTTCCTTACCGCGTATAATATTGTCTTCCCTTTTTTCTTTTTTAAACCATTGATTTATTTTGTTTTTAGCCTGGGAGGTCTTAACTATTTTAAGCCAGTCCCTGCTGGGTCCATGGACATTTGAGGCAGTCAAAATCTCTACAATATCACCGTTTTTTAATGAATAATCAAGGGGAACGATTTTGCCGTTTACCTTGGCTCCCATCATTTTATTACCGACAGCACTGTGGATGGCATATGCAAAATCAATTGGCGTCGATGCTGCAGAAAGGCTTATCACATCACCCTTTGGAGTAAAAACAAAAACCTCATCAGTAAACAGATCGATTTTTAATGTCTCCATGAATTCTGTTGCATCGCGCATTTCCTTCTGCCATTCTAAAAGCTGCCTCAGCCATGATAGTTTATTGTCGAGGTCCCCATCATTGGATTTACCTTCCTTATACTTCCAGTGAGCTGCTATACCTACTTCTGCAATCCTGTGCATTTCCCATGTCCTGATCTGAACCTCAAAAGGGACCCCCTCATGACCTATCAATGTAGTATGTAATGATTGGTACATATTAGGTTTGGGCATTGCTATATAATCCTTAAACCTTCCCGGCATGGGCTTATAAAGCTCATGAACCAGCCCCAACACAGCATAACAGTCTTTAACCGAATGAACCAAAACACGTACAGCAAAGAGATCATAGATTTGTTCTATGGTT containing:
- the hemZ gene encoding coproporphyrinogen dehydrogenase HemZ, translating into MIYVKLEGHDYKYQVEDVIRMFFYNEDIIYADTSPINFGGIFILSRVEEGEKIYIELWREGLKAYYAESKLGVICDDGNEHIKSHRYKKKIKMELKRQLYLAFEFITGKSMPWGILTGIRPAKIVHEMLDMKFSRNFISEKLKNYYMVKEEKAGVLLEVAGKERSILNATPPDAVSIYIGIPFCTTRCLYCSFTSNPIDRSSDIVKNYIDALLYEMEKTAAIIADKGWSVQSIYIGGGTPTSIDEESLKKLLFGVESTFRMDGLQEFTLEAGRPDSLNVEKLGIIKSSRVDRISINPQSMNDEVLEAIGRNHTAKDIEWAFMKARETGFDNINMDIIAGLPGETLSMFKASLERITQLSPDSLTVHTLSFKRGSKLIEDKNNRTCIDNRCIEDMAGVAADYASTMNMKPYYLYRQKNILGNLENIGYSTKGHESIYNIQIMEEKQPIIAMGAGAVTKMVFPEENRIERVFNVKSVTEYINRTDEMIARKESIIFG
- a CDS encoding MBL fold metallo-hydrolase gives rise to the protein MILECIPNGMFESNCYVLGVNGEGAIIDAGVDVTQVRKIVDDNKLKVKYIILTHGHIDHICELDELKSAVGGSAAIHEDDAEFLTNPVFNCSFVFGSNRIFKPADITLKDGDILELGGTKLEIIHTPGHTPGGMCIKVGGIVFTGDTLFRCSIGRTDLPGGNKHNIITSIKDKLFVLPDETLVYPGHNDASTIGFEKRNNII
- the dtd gene encoding D-aminoacyl-tRNA deacylase, with protein sequence MRGVVQRVKKAGVTVDGELIGKIQKGLLVFLGVGSEDDEKDIHYLADKILNLRIFEDAGGKMNESLLDQKGELLIVSQFTLYGDCRKGKRPSFDKAAKLKEAEILYERFVEYCRGFGIKVETGKFQAMMDVELNNDGPVTLLIDSKKEF
- a CDS encoding bifunctional (p)ppGpp synthetase/guanosine-3',5'-bis(diphosphate) 3'-pyrophosphohydrolase; the encoded protein is MSQGFSRLYEKVKQYNKNCDFELLKEAFELSKAAHDGQQRISGEPYITHPVEVAIILAELELDCTSIIAGLLHDTIEDTTFTFEQLKSKFGEEIANLVDGVTKLGKIPYTTKEEQQVENLRKMFLAMAKDIRVILIKLADRLHNMRTLKYMAPEKQLEKAKESLEIYAPLAHRLGMSRVKWELEDLSLRYIDSKGYYELVEKIAKKRKEREAFIHEIMETLTQKTKEIEIDAHLDGRPKHFYSIYKKMYEQNKTIEQIYDLFAVRVLVHSVKDCYAVLGLVHELYKPMPGRFKDYIAMPKPNMYQSLHTTLIGHEGVPFEVQIRTWEMHRIAEVGIAAHWKYKEGKSNDGDLDNKLSWLRQLLEWQKEMRDATEFMETLKIDLFTDEVFVFTPKGDVISLSAASTPIDFAYAIHSAVGNKMMGAKVNGKIVPLDYSLKNGDIVEILTASNVHGPSRDWLKIVKTSQAKNKINQWFKKEKREDNIIRGKEIVEKELKKNGLTYAQLFKPEWVDLLLKRYNYNSLDDLFATLGFGGITINKVISKLKEEYKKTLKPEELEEQFFESINNQKTEKKKKTTPENGVVVKGIDNCLVRLSRCCNPVPGDDIIGYITRGRGVSVHRKDCLNVTNAPDTADRIIEVSWYSANNVAYKADITVMANDRTALLMEITNVIGEARIPLKAINARTTKEQIAIMNLTLEIVDTEQLEKIIKKLKKVVGVFEVTRNKQ